The following coding sequences are from one Methanosarcina sp. WWM596 window:
- a CDS encoding asparagine synthetase B yields the protein MPEDCKIINTGLRSCIPDRKDRKKGVIMCGIAGVFGTPDSNMEVKRMLAVLGHRGPDACGTYTAGNLSIGNTLLKITGDMPQPLTGKGALVLNGELFNFRELAAEKGIKTDSDTELLFSLLETRVKEGSTPIDAVCSTLSKVNGDYALAYACGGELVLARDPSGVKPLYYCSGKGAEKPEIAFASEKKALAFIGRKAKSFPQGGILGFNTENGKVTEKTPEGYLKRKSPEKRIYAEKKALFHLKTALEKAVELRLTPAAGIAFSGGIDSTFLAALAKCLDPEIPLYAVGLPDSHDVAQAESAAEAIGMKRNLKVHFLSPEEIEAAVPQVIYATESTDPMTVAIGLPLYIVAKTAREDGKRVLLTGQGADELFGGYRRHEEFLEKGAEVLDREIYSDLENISKINLERDDMVTMANSVELRVPFLDKEVIKTGLAISPELKVLKKDGFYTRKYILRKAAEGLIPPEILWKKKKAMQYGTGVQKVIDRLARDSGFSKKQGEHIERYLMQIASKKDSGFINK from the coding sequence GTAATCATGTGCGGAATAGCAGGAGTTTTCGGAACCCCTGACAGTAATATGGAAGTAAAGAGGATGCTTGCAGTTCTGGGACACAGGGGACCTGATGCCTGCGGGACCTATACGGCAGGAAACCTGAGCATAGGAAATACCCTTCTAAAAATAACAGGAGATATGCCCCAGCCGCTTACAGGGAAAGGAGCTCTCGTACTCAATGGAGAGTTATTCAATTTTCGCGAGCTTGCAGCTGAGAAAGGGATAAAAACCGATTCCGATACAGAACTTCTTTTTTCACTTCTAGAAACCAGGGTAAAGGAAGGAAGTACACCAATAGATGCTGTCTGCTCCACACTTTCTAAAGTAAACGGGGACTATGCCCTTGCATATGCCTGCGGAGGAGAACTTGTACTTGCAAGGGACCCTTCAGGAGTGAAGCCCCTTTATTACTGCTCCGGAAAAGGAGCAGAAAAGCCAGAAATAGCCTTTGCCTCCGAAAAAAAAGCCCTTGCTTTTATCGGCAGAAAAGCAAAGTCCTTTCCTCAGGGAGGGATTCTGGGTTTCAATACCGAAAACGGGAAAGTCACAGAAAAAACCCCTGAAGGATACCTGAAGAGAAAATCCCCTGAGAAGAGAATTTACGCCGAAAAAAAGGCTTTATTTCACCTGAAAACAGCCCTTGAAAAGGCTGTGGAACTCAGGCTTACCCCGGCTGCGGGAATTGCATTTTCAGGGGGTATTGACAGTACCTTTTTAGCAGCCCTTGCAAAATGTCTTGATCCTGAGATCCCCCTTTATGCGGTTGGGCTTCCGGATTCTCACGACGTTGCTCAGGCAGAGAGTGCAGCTGAAGCTATCGGAATGAAGAGAAACCTGAAAGTCCATTTCCTTTCCCCCGAAGAAATAGAGGCAGCAGTCCCTCAGGTAATTTATGCAACCGAATCTACTGACCCGATGACTGTGGCAATAGGGCTTCCTCTCTACATAGTTGCAAAAACTGCAAGAGAAGATGGAAAACGAGTCCTTCTGACCGGACAGGGGGCAGATGAACTCTTTGGAGGATACAGGAGGCATGAGGAGTTTCTCGAAAAGGGGGCTGAGGTACTCGACAGGGAGATTTACTCGGACCTTGAAAACATCTCAAAAATTAACCTTGAAAGGGACGATATGGTTACAATGGCCAATTCTGTGGAACTCAGGGTGCCCTTCCTGGATAAAGAAGTAATAAAAACCGGGCTTGCAATAAGCCCGGAGCTTAAGGTACTGAAAAAAGACGGCTTTTATACACGAAAATATATTCTCAGAAAGGCGGCAGAAGGTCTGATCCCTCCGGAAATTCTCTGGAAAAAGAAAAAAGCAATGCAGTACGGGACAGGAGTACAGAAGGTGATCGACCGGCTTGCCAGGGATTCGGGCTTTTCTAAAAAGCAGGGGGAGCACATAGAAAGATACCTTATGCAAATTGCTTCGAAAAAGGACTCCGGGTTTATAAATAAATGA